A stretch of Arachis hypogaea cultivar Tifrunner chromosome 15, arahy.Tifrunner.gnm2.J5K5, whole genome shotgun sequence DNA encodes these proteins:
- the LOC112751042 gene encoding uncharacterized protein isoform X1 — MRQRHMWWWCRTEAGTTPPPWRRCEAMKASEKKSLKRTELERLEQIVELYLQQRNLHSLNIYGRHLTTQGIDDILYAYSSGLSAKIARNIIGTSGEPGFRRRRSSPFGNKLILPELQMLNEKCNLERQFSELRMVYEAFKIQIKRKHFVTISVYRLIRVKGSSSEILSLLET, encoded by the exons ATGAGACAGAGACACATGTGGTGGTGGTGCAGGACGGAAGCGGGGACTACACCCCCACCATGGCGGAGGTGTGAAGCCATGAAGGCCTCGGAGAAGAAGAGCTTGAAGAGGACAGAATTGGAAAGATTGGAACAAATTGTGGAATTGTACCTTCAGCAGCGAAACCTGCACAGCTTAAACATTTATGGAAGGCACCTCACAACTCAGG GTATTGATGACATCCTTTATGCTTACAGTTCTGGATTGTCAgctaaaattgcaaggaatattATTG GGACTTCAGGCGAGCCAGGGTTCAGGAGGAGGAGATCTTCTCCCTTTGGGAACAAGTTGATATTGCCT GAACTGCAGATGTTGAATGAGAAATGCAATCTGGAGAGACAATTCTCTGAACTAAGAATG gtaTATGAAGCattcaaaatacaaataaagagaAAACATTTTGTCACTATATCAGTATATCGTCTAATTCGGGTCAAAGGTTCCTCCTCTGAAATCCTCTCATTATTGGAGACGTGA
- the LOC112751042 gene encoding uncharacterized protein isoform X2 yields MRQRHMWWWCRTEAGTTPPPWRRCEAMKASEKKSLKRTELERLEQIVELYLQQRNLHSLNIYGRHLTTQGIDDILYAYSSGLSAKIARNIIGEPGFRRRRSSPFGNKLILPELQMLNEKCNLERQFSELRMVYEAFKIQIKRKHFVTISVYRLIRVKGSSSEILSLLET; encoded by the exons ATGAGACAGAGACACATGTGGTGGTGGTGCAGGACGGAAGCGGGGACTACACCCCCACCATGGCGGAGGTGTGAAGCCATGAAGGCCTCGGAGAAGAAGAGCTTGAAGAGGACAGAATTGGAAAGATTGGAACAAATTGTGGAATTGTACCTTCAGCAGCGAAACCTGCACAGCTTAAACATTTATGGAAGGCACCTCACAACTCAGG GTATTGATGACATCCTTTATGCTTACAGTTCTGGATTGTCAgctaaaattgcaaggaatattATTG GCGAGCCAGGGTTCAGGAGGAGGAGATCTTCTCCCTTTGGGAACAAGTTGATATTGCCT GAACTGCAGATGTTGAATGAGAAATGCAATCTGGAGAGACAATTCTCTGAACTAAGAATG gtaTATGAAGCattcaaaatacaaataaagagaAAACATTTTGTCACTATATCAGTATATCGTCTAATTCGGGTCAAAGGTTCCTCCTCTGAAATCCTCTCATTATTGGAGACGTGA
- the LOC112751042 gene encoding uncharacterized protein isoform X4: MRQRHMWWWCRTEAGTTPPPWRRCEAMKASEKKSLKRTELERLEQIVELYLQQRNLHSLNIYGRHLTTQGIDDILYAYSSGLSAKIARNIIGTSGEPGFRRRRSSPFGNKLILPELQMLNEKCNLERQFSELRMEKSRADLLSETIVE; this comes from the exons ATGAGACAGAGACACATGTGGTGGTGGTGCAGGACGGAAGCGGGGACTACACCCCCACCATGGCGGAGGTGTGAAGCCATGAAGGCCTCGGAGAAGAAGAGCTTGAAGAGGACAGAATTGGAAAGATTGGAACAAATTGTGGAATTGTACCTTCAGCAGCGAAACCTGCACAGCTTAAACATTTATGGAAGGCACCTCACAACTCAGG GTATTGATGACATCCTTTATGCTTACAGTTCTGGATTGTCAgctaaaattgcaaggaatattATTG GGACTTCAGGCGAGCCAGGGTTCAGGAGGAGGAGATCTTCTCCCTTTGGGAACAAGTTGATATTGCCT GAACTGCAGATGTTGAATGAGAAATGCAATCTGGAGAGACAATTCTCTGAACTAAGAATG GAAAAATCTAGAGCTGATTTACTCTCCGAGACAATCGTTGAGTAA
- the LOC112751042 gene encoding uncharacterized protein isoform X3, which produces MRQRHMWWWCRTEAGTTPPPWRRCEAMKASEKKSLKRTELERLEQIVELYLQQRNLHSLNIYGRHLTTQGTSGEPGFRRRRSSPFGNKLILPELQMLNEKCNLERQFSELRMVYEAFKIQIKRKHFVTISVYRLIRVKGSSSEILSLLET; this is translated from the exons ATGAGACAGAGACACATGTGGTGGTGGTGCAGGACGGAAGCGGGGACTACACCCCCACCATGGCGGAGGTGTGAAGCCATGAAGGCCTCGGAGAAGAAGAGCTTGAAGAGGACAGAATTGGAAAGATTGGAACAAATTGTGGAATTGTACCTTCAGCAGCGAAACCTGCACAGCTTAAACATTTATGGAAGGCACCTCACAACTCAGG GGACTTCAGGCGAGCCAGGGTTCAGGAGGAGGAGATCTTCTCCCTTTGGGAACAAGTTGATATTGCCT GAACTGCAGATGTTGAATGAGAAATGCAATCTGGAGAGACAATTCTCTGAACTAAGAATG gtaTATGAAGCattcaaaatacaaataaagagaAAACATTTTGTCACTATATCAGTATATCGTCTAATTCGGGTCAAAGGTTCCTCCTCTGAAATCCTCTCATTATTGGAGACGTGA
- the LOC112751045 gene encoding uncharacterized protein isoform X1 — MVLCFGFNFQLSSLNLCFMTVIVSTIEFTLFSSNSFSFDRILFYTNMLRAASFSRFSFSLHIVPYVFPFRFPSCSCSMSHLHSHSQLTSPRHVDEAVDSFTRMLSMRCTPSIIQFNQILGSLAKTHHFPTAISLFQQFQARGIAPSIVTLNILINCCCGMGRITPAFSTLAKIFRMGFQPDTITLNTLVKGLCLCGNVEKALHFHDRVLAHGFQFDQVTYGILINGLCKTGHTSAAIQLLRKIPQYGIAPDVVMYSAIIDSLCKVTLVSDAFHLYSEMLAKGISPNVITYNTLIYGLCLAGQLQEAIDLLNHMMLKNITPNVRTYNTLIDGLCKEGNIKDAKSVLAVMTKDGVKTDVVTYNCLMDGYCLVNELNKAKCIFDTMAQIGMAPDIQSYSIVINGLCKSKLIDDALNLFEEMRRKNLVPNTVTYNILIDGLGKSRRISCASKLLVEMHNKGQPANVITYNSLLDGMFNIKQVDKALMLFNQMKESGVDPDICTYNILIDGLCKGGRLTDAKEIFQDLSIKSYRPNVRTYTIMINGLCKEGLSKEALALLSEMEDNNCLPNAMTFEIVIRALFGKGENDMAEKLLRKMIARGLLNG; from the coding sequence ATGGTTCTTTGCTTTGGTTTCAACTTTCAACTATCAAGTCTCAACCTTTGTTTCATGACAGTGATTGTTTCCACCATTGAATTCACTCTTTTCTCTTCCAACTCCTTCTCATTTGATCGGATTTTATTTTACACAAACATGTTGCGTGCAGCATCATTCTCCAGGTTCAGCTTCTCTCTTCATATTGTGCCCTATGTTTTCCCTTTTCGCTTTCCTTCCTGTTCATGTTCAATGTCACACCTTCACTCTCATTCTCAGCTCACATCCCCTCGCCATGTTGATGAAGCTGTTGATTCCTTCACTCGCATGCTCTCTATGCGTTGCACTCCATCCATCATCCAATTTAACCAGATTTTGGGGTCTCTTGCCAAGACGCACCATTTCCCCACCGCCATTTCCCTTTTTCAGCAATTTCAAGCCAGGGGAATTGCGCCCAGCATAGTTACTCTGAATATTTTAATCAATTGTTGCTGTGGCATGGGTCGGATCACTCCCGCTTTCTCTACATTGGCCAAGATTTTCAGGATGGGTTTTCAGCCTGATACCATAACGTTGAATACACTCGTTAAAGGTCTCTGTCTATGCGGTAATGTTGAAAAAGCACTGCACTTTCATGACAGAGTGTTGGCTCATGGATTTCAATTCGACCAAGTCACTTATGGGATCTTGATTAATGGACTCTGTAAGACCGGACACACATCTGCTGCTATTCAACTGTTGAGAAAGATCCCACAGTATGGGATTGCTCCTGATGTCGTCATGTACAGCGCAATTATTGATAGCCTCTGCAAGGTTACACTTGTAAGTGATGCTTTTCATTTATACTCTGAAATGCTTGCTAAGGGAATCTCTCCCAATGTTATCACGTACAACACTCTAATTTATGGATTGTGCCTTGCGGGACAACTTCAGGAAGCCATTGATTTACTAAATCATATGATGCTGAAAAACATTACTCCAAATGTTCGTACCTATAATACTTTGATTGATGGACTATGTAAGGAAGGAAATATCAAAGATGCTAAGAGTGTGTTGGCTGTGATGACAAAAGATGGTGTGAAAACAGATGTGGTTACTTATAATTGTTTAATGGATGGGTATTGCTTGGTTAACGAATTAAACAAGGCAAAATGTATATTTGACACAATGGCCCAGATAGGAATGGCTCCTGATATCCAAAGTTACAGTATTGTTATTAATGGCTTGTGCAAAAGTAAATTGATTGATGATGCCTTGAATCTCTTTGAAGAGATGCGTCGCAAGAACTTGGTTCCTAACACGGTAACTTACAATATTCTAATTGATGGCTTGGGAAAATCAAGGAGAATCTCTTGTGCTTCAAAGCTTCTTGTTGAGATGCATAATAAAGGTCAACCTGCTAATGTAATCACTTACAATTCCTTGTTGGATGGGAtgttcaatatcaaacaagttgaCAAGGCACTTATGTTATTTAATCAAATGAAAGAGAGTGGCGTTGATCCAGATATATGCACGTATAATATACTTATTGATGGCCTATGCAAAGGTGGAAGACTTACAGATGCAAAAGAGATTTTTCAAGATCTTTCCATTAAAAGCTATCGTCCAAATGTGAGGACATATACTATTATGATCAATGGGCTCTGCAAAGAGGGCTTATCTAAAGAAGCATTGGCCCTGCTGTCGGAAATGGAAGACAACAATTGCTTACCAAATGCTATGACTTTTGAAATCGTTATTCGTGCTTTGTTTGGAAAAGGTGAGAATGACATGGCGGAGAAACTTCTTCGGAAAATGATTGCTAGAGGCTTATTGAATGGATGA
- the LOC112751045 gene encoding uncharacterized protein isoform X2, translated as MLSMRCTPSIIQFNQILGSLAKTHHFPTAISLFQQFQARGIAPSIVTLNILINCCCGMGRITPAFSTLAKIFRMGFQPDTITLNTLVKGLCLCGNVEKALHFHDRVLAHGFQFDQVTYGILINGLCKTGHTSAAIQLLRKIPQYGIAPDVVMYSAIIDSLCKVTLVSDAFHLYSEMLAKGISPNVITYNTLIYGLCLAGQLQEAIDLLNHMMLKNITPNVRTYNTLIDGLCKEGNIKDAKSVLAVMTKDGVKTDVVTYNCLMDGYCLVNELNKAKCIFDTMAQIGMAPDIQSYSIVINGLCKSKLIDDALNLFEEMRRKNLVPNTVTYNILIDGLGKSRRISCASKLLVEMHNKGQPANVITYNSLLDGMFNIKQVDKALMLFNQMKESGVDPDICTYNILIDGLCKGGRLTDAKEIFQDLSIKSYRPNVRTYTIMINGLCKEGLSKEALALLSEMEDNNCLPNAMTFEIVIRALFGKGENDMAEKLLRKMIARGLLNG; from the coding sequence ATGCTCTCTATGCGTTGCACTCCATCCATCATCCAATTTAACCAGATTTTGGGGTCTCTTGCCAAGACGCACCATTTCCCCACCGCCATTTCCCTTTTTCAGCAATTTCAAGCCAGGGGAATTGCGCCCAGCATAGTTACTCTGAATATTTTAATCAATTGTTGCTGTGGCATGGGTCGGATCACTCCCGCTTTCTCTACATTGGCCAAGATTTTCAGGATGGGTTTTCAGCCTGATACCATAACGTTGAATACACTCGTTAAAGGTCTCTGTCTATGCGGTAATGTTGAAAAAGCACTGCACTTTCATGACAGAGTGTTGGCTCATGGATTTCAATTCGACCAAGTCACTTATGGGATCTTGATTAATGGACTCTGTAAGACCGGACACACATCTGCTGCTATTCAACTGTTGAGAAAGATCCCACAGTATGGGATTGCTCCTGATGTCGTCATGTACAGCGCAATTATTGATAGCCTCTGCAAGGTTACACTTGTAAGTGATGCTTTTCATTTATACTCTGAAATGCTTGCTAAGGGAATCTCTCCCAATGTTATCACGTACAACACTCTAATTTATGGATTGTGCCTTGCGGGACAACTTCAGGAAGCCATTGATTTACTAAATCATATGATGCTGAAAAACATTACTCCAAATGTTCGTACCTATAATACTTTGATTGATGGACTATGTAAGGAAGGAAATATCAAAGATGCTAAGAGTGTGTTGGCTGTGATGACAAAAGATGGTGTGAAAACAGATGTGGTTACTTATAATTGTTTAATGGATGGGTATTGCTTGGTTAACGAATTAAACAAGGCAAAATGTATATTTGACACAATGGCCCAGATAGGAATGGCTCCTGATATCCAAAGTTACAGTATTGTTATTAATGGCTTGTGCAAAAGTAAATTGATTGATGATGCCTTGAATCTCTTTGAAGAGATGCGTCGCAAGAACTTGGTTCCTAACACGGTAACTTACAATATTCTAATTGATGGCTTGGGAAAATCAAGGAGAATCTCTTGTGCTTCAAAGCTTCTTGTTGAGATGCATAATAAAGGTCAACCTGCTAATGTAATCACTTACAATTCCTTGTTGGATGGGAtgttcaatatcaaacaagttgaCAAGGCACTTATGTTATTTAATCAAATGAAAGAGAGTGGCGTTGATCCAGATATATGCACGTATAATATACTTATTGATGGCCTATGCAAAGGTGGAAGACTTACAGATGCAAAAGAGATTTTTCAAGATCTTTCCATTAAAAGCTATCGTCCAAATGTGAGGACATATACTATTATGATCAATGGGCTCTGCAAAGAGGGCTTATCTAAAGAAGCATTGGCCCTGCTGTCGGAAATGGAAGACAACAATTGCTTACCAAATGCTATGACTTTTGAAATCGTTATTCGTGCTTTGTTTGGAAAAGGTGAGAATGACATGGCGGAGAAACTTCTTCGGAAAATGATTGCTAGAGGCTTATTGAATGGATGA